A genomic stretch from Scomber scombrus chromosome 8, fScoSco1.1, whole genome shotgun sequence includes:
- the mpl gene encoding thrombopoietin receptor has translation MNFPCRWKTLLSLWIQVVFVPEILCVDGTISHLSREDLLLFKDEQDLKCFTLTEKDFTCFVETQDNRTYDFLYMLDTDYKRCDMSVQSTEEGTFLNICSFPPSDVYLSVDIHLKVVERNTNSILYNRIVSVEDHLLLDPPFNVSLLQNDQAGQLQVSWHTKLSKYWEDNVQYRIRYSSKGLGEKTKKVKNLGSTVVTLVPGEEVEVQVSVKSASIEDAGHWSRWSPPVRAVAPQSTDDISLLCYTSDLQNITCQWNGSRYSLQNEYKLFYKMSLSGGLGWTEWGECLADRELTERCSFHGDESRKVRVKLSNTRAPLNRTFFTQEFTLSKSIKTSPPGHLRGAPEKFKFCLKWEAPLLSLSAHLQYEVSYQIRGGEAWMTVSLKGSEPGTCLEVPTGSRYSVKVRAKPNGSIYSGHWSDWSDVLTGHTPTDISSWLVMCIPVIMLISAFIFVFLFSTYLSKLKHYFWPPVPNLDKVLQGFLTDINRQKWDCPVTAKQCPEETTASVVEVLSEDEISELGKPLEESTQLLSSEGSYCSIEQAEGSLGTKPEVLPDYVTLNRNSVIILPKGNKYIFEQVVEKRDVEVSSEVLQSTCHCTDESVCVPPCLGSDFLNHSYLPLAELADKSDPDVTAARGPGNLYTNFPCS, from the exons ATCTTTTGCTCTTCAAGGATGAGCAGGATCTTAAATGTTTCACCTTGACAGAAAAGGATTTCACCTGCTTTGTCGAGACCCAAGACAACAGGACTTATGATTTTCTCTACATGCTTGACAC AGACTACAAAAGATGTGATATGTCTGTCCAGAGCACAGAAGAAGGAACTTTCCTCAACATCTGCTCATTTCCTCCCTCAGATGTTTACTTGAGTGTGGACATACACCTTAAAGTGGTGGAGCGCAACACCAACAGCATCCTCTACAATCGGATTGTTTCTGTGGAAGACCATT TACTCCTGGATCCCCCCTTCAATGTGTCTTTGCTCCAAAATGACCAAGCTGGACAGCTGCAGGTTTCATGGCACACAAAGTTGTCAAAATACTGGGAGGATAATGTGCAGTATAGGATTCGATACTCTTCCAAGGGGCTAGGAGAGAAGACAAAAAAG GTCAAGAATTTGGGTAGCACAGTGGTAACTCTGGTACCAGGGGAGGAGGTTGAGGTCCAGGTCTCAGTCAAGTCTGCCAGCATAGAAGATGCAGGACACTGGAGCCGCTGGTCACCCCCTGTGCGAGCTGTGGCTCCCCAAAGTACAG ATGATATTTCTCTATTGTGCTATACATCTGACCTGCAAAACATCACCTGTCAGTGGAATGGGAGCAGATACAGCTTACAAAATGAGTACAAACTTTTCTACAAGATGAGTCTCAG TGGTGGCTTGGGCTGGACAGAATGGGGAGAGTGTCTGGCTGACAGGGAGCTGACTGAGCGGTGCAGTTTCCATGGAGACGAGTCCAGAAAAGTCAGGGTCAAGCTCAGCAACACTCGAGCTCCACTCAACAGAACCTTCTTCACCCAAGAGTTCACTCTCAGCAAGAGCA TTAAAACATCCCCACCAGGACATCTGAGAGGAGCGCCCGAGAAATTTAAGTTTTGCTTGAAATGGGAAgctcctcttctgtctctgtcagcTCACCTGCAGTATGAAGTCAGCTACCAAATCAGAGGGGGTGAAGCATGGATG ACGGTATCCCTAAAGGGTTCAGAGCCTGGCACGTGTCTAGAGGTGCCAACAGGTAGCCGGTACAGCGTTAAGGTCAGAGCTAAACCTAATGGATCCATTTACTCGGGCCACTGGAGTGACTGGTCAGACGTGCTCACTGGACACACCCCTACTGACATAA GCTCTTGGCTCGTGATGTGTATCCCTGTCATAATGCTGATTTCTGCATTCATTTTCGTTTTCTTGTTCTCCACATACCTCAG cAAGCTCAAGCATTATTTCTGGCCACCAGTGCCCAACCTTGACAAAGTCCTACAAGGCTTCCTGACAGATATCAACAGGCAGAAATGG GATTGTCCAGTCACTGCAAAGCAGTGCCCTGAGGAAACCACTGCATCTGTGGTGGAGGTCCTGTCTGAAGATGAGATCTCAGAACTGGGGAAGCCACTAGAGGAATCCACTCAGCTCCTGTCATCAGAGGGAAGCTACTGCAGCATAGAACAGGCAGAAGGGAGCCTTGGTACGAAACCGGAAGTCCTTCCAGACTATGTGACTCTTAACAGAAACAGTGTCATTATTTTGccaaaaggaaacaaatataTCTTTGAGCAGGTTGTAGAGAAAAGAGACGTGGAGGTGAGCAGTGAAGTCCTTCAAAGTACATGTCACTGCACTGATGAGTCAGTCTGTGTCCCACCTTGCTTGGGCTCTGACTTTCTTAACCATTCCTACTTGCCTCTGGCTGAGCTTGCAGACAAATCTGACCCCGACGTCACTGCTGCAAGGGGGCCAGGCAACCTCTATACTAATTTCCCCTGTAGCTAA